TGAGCCAGGTCTTGCTGAGCTTTGGTATTGCACTGGCGCTGGTGCCGCTGCTGATCTTCACCAGTAATTCACAGCTGATGGGTGATTTAGTTAATGCCCGATGGGTGAAATTGCTGGGATGGGCGATAGTCGCGATTGTGGTAGTTCTGAACGGTTGGCTGATCGTCGGGACGATATTTAGCTAATCCTTATATAAAATGGGGAGCCATCTGGCTCCCCATGCTGTTAGTGATGCCCGTGGCCATGCCCGCGGCCACCTCCTGGCCCACGTCCCCGGCCGCCGTGTCGGTCATCGCGATCGTTCCAGCCTTCGCGATAGCCGCGCTCGTAAGCCTTACGTTTATCCCAGCCGCGGTGCCAGCCGTTGTCGTGACGATGCCAGCGGTTATCGCGCCATTCATAGTTTTTGCGCCAATAGTCACGGTTGCGCCAGCCGCCACCGTCCCAGTAGTTACCGTAATTGTCGCGATCGCCAATTTGTAATTTTATTGATGGCAACAGGGTGATTTCACCAGCATTAGCGACCAATGGCGCTGTAGCCAGTAGTACTGCAGCCAGAATCAGTGACCTGAACATACTCTTCTCCTTCACGATCGGGGCCGTTGTCGGCCTGTTAACCTGATATTACGGGGCGGTAAAGCCCCATCGCATCGGCTGAACTCCTAAATCGCAAGGGAGAGCACTTTTTGCTAAAGTAAAAATGAGTTTACACCGCAAGGATCGCGTCAATGACTGCATTTTCTTCGGTGCTGAAATGGCGGTTTCCCAGCATGCCAACCGCGTCATCCAATTGGGAGGTTTTGCTTGCGCCA
This Klebsiella sp. RHBSTW-00484 DNA region includes the following protein-coding sequences:
- a CDS encoding DUF2502 domain-containing protein — translated: MFRSLILAAVLLATAPLVANAGEITLLPSIKLQIGDRDNYGNYWDGGGWRNRDYWRKNYEWRDNRWHRHDNGWHRGWDKRKAYERGYREGWNDRDDRHGGRGRGPGGGRGHGHGHH